A window of Amorphus orientalis contains these coding sequences:
- a CDS encoding MFS transporter has translation MHASGSRASDRVAGLVGLVLSIAVGAVFALVLLASLRSEEARLYEASRMVATSIAQSISDVVQRAVQVGIPIKDLTGVDPYLSGIIDANEEVDAVAISDANGEILFRAGKPAEETEADAVSVPVAVGNRTVGRILVTPKFVAVATVRHDIAALALASSILAGLLGGLWFRLHRLEEIDLPSARLVVACRAAARGNFADYSSPPENSPLRRLGTRIARLTAPVRRKARDAYALADEILAIDVTGAFTSRVQDALAPLSAYRFDHLTQPYRRAGWGGWIVLPMLVAAEATAPLVGNFMADRIGPEPIAQLYVGGGFIAEALGRLLAIPVVLLIAARLPRAGMVAGLLLAAVGIGSTYWNHDPYQFAVARFAAGFGIWLAAWSALTREGTARRLPWRAALLLLCAWGIGPVLGALIAEFFGRRMAFLITGIATAILALVCLTQPWRGTSRASLSWRGPPLPALLALVAVMAVTVAWLQIHVALFMPIRYSLLALHFALAGAAMSVPWWTGLRLQLPVSASIALAAVVAYLLAPVPVWPISVAVGFGFGAVIAGLGAQGFRMASATAMIAGFMLAGIASVVGFILNLEPLSIVCVLAAALVLTAAATSARTGARRTQPSTQSG, from the coding sequence CTTGGTGCTGTCGATTGCGGTCGGCGCGGTCTTCGCGCTGGTGCTTCTGGCCTCGCTGAGGAGCGAGGAAGCCCGTCTCTACGAAGCCTCCCGGATGGTCGCGACCTCGATCGCCCAGTCGATCAGCGACGTGGTGCAGCGGGCCGTGCAGGTGGGCATCCCAATCAAAGACCTGACCGGCGTGGACCCCTATCTTTCCGGCATCATCGACGCCAACGAGGAGGTCGACGCGGTCGCCATCAGCGACGCCAACGGCGAGATCCTGTTCCGCGCCGGGAAACCGGCGGAGGAGACGGAAGCGGACGCGGTGTCGGTTCCGGTGGCGGTCGGCAACAGAACCGTCGGCCGAATCCTCGTCACCCCCAAGTTCGTCGCCGTGGCGACGGTCCGGCACGACATCGCCGCCCTCGCGCTGGCCAGCAGCATCCTGGCCGGTCTTCTGGGCGGGCTCTGGTTCCGGCTGCACCGGCTGGAGGAGATCGACCTCCCCTCCGCCCGGCTGGTGGTGGCCTGCCGGGCCGCGGCCCGGGGCAATTTCGCGGACTACAGCAGCCCGCCCGAAAACAGTCCGCTGCGCCGGCTCGGCACGCGGATCGCCCGACTGACCGCCCCGGTGCGCCGCAAGGCCCGCGACGCCTACGCGCTTGCCGACGAAATCCTGGCGATCGACGTCACCGGTGCCTTCACCTCCCGGGTGCAGGACGCGCTGGCGCCGCTTTCCGCCTACCGCTTCGATCATCTGACGCAACCCTACCGGCGGGCAGGCTGGGGCGGCTGGATCGTCCTGCCGATGCTCGTGGCCGCCGAGGCGACGGCCCCCCTGGTCGGCAACTTCATGGCCGACCGGATCGGCCCCGAGCCGATCGCCCAGCTCTATGTCGGCGGCGGGTTCATCGCCGAGGCGCTCGGACGGCTTCTGGCGATCCCGGTGGTGCTGCTGATCGCCGCGCGGCTGCCACGCGCCGGCATGGTCGCGGGGCTCCTGCTCGCGGCCGTCGGGATCGGCTCGACCTACTGGAACCACGATCCCTACCAGTTCGCCGTGGCCCGCTTCGCGGCCGGGTTCGGCATCTGGCTCGCGGCGTGGAGCGCCCTGACGCGCGAGGGAACGGCGCGGCGCCTGCCATGGCGCGCCGCTCTCCTGCTTCTGTGCGCCTGGGGGATCGGCCCCGTCCTCGGTGCCCTGATCGCCGAGTTCTTCGGCCGCCGGATGGCGTTCCTGATCACCGGCATCGCGACGGCGATCCTCGCGCTCGTCTGCCTCACCCAGCCCTGGCGCGGAACCAGCCGCGCGTCCCTCTCCTGGCGCGGCCCACCGCTGCCCGCACTTCTCGCCCTGGTCGCCGTGATGGCCGTAACCGTCGCCTGGCTTCAGATCCACGTCGCCCTGTTCATGCCGATCCGCTATTCCCTGCTCGCGCTGCATTTCGCCCTTGCGGGCGCGGCAATGTCGGTCCCGTGGTGGACCGGGCTCCGCCTGCAGCTGCCGGTCAGTGCGAGCATCGCGCTGGCGGCCGTTGTGGCCTACCTGCTCGCACCTGTTCCGGTCTGGCCGATATCGGTCGCGGTCGGATTCGGGTTCGGGGCGGTGATCGCGGGGCTCGGCGCCCAGGGCTTCCGGATGGCCTCGGCGACAGCCATGATCGCCGGGTTCATGCTCGCCGGGATCGCATCCGTTGTCGGCTTCATCCTGAACCTGGAGCCGCTGTCGATCGTGTGCGTCCTCGCGGCGGCGCTGGTCCTGACGGCAGCCGCGACGTCGGCGCGGACGGGCGCGCGCCGGACGCAGCCGTCCACCCAGTCAGGATAG